One Sanguibacter sp. HDW7 DNA window includes the following coding sequences:
- a CDS encoding CYTH domain-containing protein has protein sequence MTSETGYGDFEFERRFFVRTLPDDVRDDPTPTLIVQSYFLAVDGYAMRLRVQADGIVLDPTADLDAVDVLDTYADRFDFCALTVKGPEAGGTRYEAEREIDVHVGVEMMRRGGARIVKNRYSAWLGTDGWVVDVFAGRNRGLVIAECERGAPVTDLTIPAFCVTEVTGDRRFANETLAHAPFPTWQHRFAAELAQDGPRFAAGFGTNTLASPLA, from the coding sequence ATGACCAGCGAGACCGGCTACGGCGACTTCGAGTTCGAGCGACGCTTCTTCGTGCGCACGCTGCCCGACGACGTCCGCGACGACCCCACGCCGACGCTCATCGTCCAGTCCTACTTCCTCGCGGTCGACGGCTACGCGATGCGCCTGCGCGTCCAGGCCGACGGCATCGTCCTCGACCCGACGGCCGACCTCGACGCCGTCGACGTCCTCGACACCTACGCCGACCGCTTCGACTTCTGCGCCCTCACCGTCAAGGGGCCCGAGGCCGGCGGCACCCGCTACGAGGCCGAGCGCGAGATCGACGTCCACGTCGGCGTCGAGATGATGCGCCGCGGCGGCGCCCGCATCGTCAAGAACCGCTACTCCGCCTGGCTCGGCACCGACGGCTGGGTCGTCGACGTCTTCGCGGGCCGCAACCGCGGCCTCGTCATCGCCGAGTGCGAGCGCGGCGCCCCCGTCACCGACCTCACGATCCCCGCGTTCTGCGTCACCGAGGTCACCGGCGATCGCCGCTTCGCCAACGAGACCCTCGCGCACGCCCCGTTCCCCACGTGGCAGCACCGCTTCGCGGCCGAGCTCGCGCAGGACGGGCCTCGCTTCGCGGCCGGCTTCGGCACGAACACGCTCGCGAGCCCGCTCGCGTGA
- a CDS encoding MarR family winged helix-turn-helix transcriptional regulator, with the protein MTTHERTPDQPVWLRDDELRAWVRFIGVVELLPGILDSQLQRDSGLSHFEYYTLAILSEAPGRTLRMTGLAARTNSTLPRLSHVVTRLEKRGLVARAECPEDRRAMNATLTDDGWQTVVAAAPGHAAQVRDSVFAALTPQDVADLHRLSDTILERIDPEGRRSLPYEG; encoded by the coding sequence ATGACGACCCACGAGCGCACCCCCGACCAGCCCGTCTGGCTCCGCGACGACGAGCTGCGCGCCTGGGTCCGGTTCATCGGCGTCGTCGAGCTCCTGCCCGGCATCCTCGACTCCCAGCTCCAGCGCGACTCCGGCCTCAGCCACTTCGAGTACTACACGCTCGCGATCCTCTCCGAGGCACCCGGCCGCACGCTGCGCATGACCGGCCTCGCCGCGCGCACCAACTCGACCCTCCCGCGCCTCTCGCACGTCGTCACGCGCCTCGAGAAGCGCGGCCTCGTCGCCCGCGCCGAGTGCCCCGAGGACCGCCGCGCCATGAACGCCACGCTCACCGACGACGGCTGGCAGACCGTCGTCGCCGCAGCCCCCGGCCACGCCGCCCAGGTCCGCGATTCCGTCTTCGCGGCGCTCACGCCCCAGGACGTCGCCGACCTCCACCGCCTGAGCGACACGATCCTCGAGCGCATCGACCCCGAGGGCCGCCGCTCCCTCCCGTACGAGGGCTGA
- a CDS encoding methylated-DNA--[protein]-cysteine S-methyltransferase, producing the protein MTTTALPPALAEGPSSARLGALTDALAASAAADDLLDVAVRTVASPVGDLLLAATPVGLVRVAFTAEDHDAVLDDLARRVSPRVLRAPTRLDAVARELDEYFEGRRERFDVTLDRRLSAGFRLAVLTHLTDVPFGRTESYAEVAAALDNPKAVRAVGSACATNPIPVVVPCHRVLRSDGSLGGYLGGLDAKTTLLRLEGAVA; encoded by the coding sequence ATGACCACGACCGCTCTCCCCCCGGCCCTCGCCGAGGGCCCCTCGTCCGCACGCCTCGGCGCACTCACGGACGCGCTCGCCGCGAGCGCCGCGGCCGACGACCTCCTCGACGTCGCCGTCCGCACCGTCGCGAGCCCCGTCGGCGACCTCCTGCTCGCCGCGACACCCGTCGGCCTCGTCCGTGTCGCGTTCACCGCCGAGGACCACGACGCGGTGCTCGACGACCTCGCCCGCCGCGTCTCCCCGCGCGTCCTGCGCGCTCCCACGCGGCTCGACGCGGTCGCCCGCGAGCTCGACGAGTACTTCGAAGGCCGTCGCGAACGCTTCGACGTCACGCTCGACCGTCGCCTCTCGGCGGGCTTCCGGCTCGCGGTCCTCACACACCTCACCGATGTGCCCTTCGGTCGCACCGAGTCGTACGCCGAGGTCGCCGCGGCGCTCGACAACCCCAAGGCCGTGCGGGCCGTCGGCTCCGCGTGCGCGACCAACCCGATCCCCGTCGTCGTGCCCTGCCACCGCGTGCTGCGCTCGGACGGCTCGCTCGGCGGGTACCTCGGCGGTCTCGACGCGAAGACGACGCTGCTGCGGCTCGAGGGGGCGGTCGCATGA
- a CDS encoding ATP-binding protein: protein MSTIDLGTPLRDVLGRIDEAVARREAVGWDHGGTARTVCDVVRADLAGSPLAHVAETRLLRLAHRVGLDPVSARVLAAALLPELHPLGLHLTGLLAGDGEPARPTTSTALEIAGAPATEPTALGRLSASAPLRATGLLTPPGDHPLPARRVVVPERVADHLRGDDTPARLVLDLLEEPVAVAVDGVGDVISALERDDPLVWVESGPGATGAALAAAACTALGLGCLVADLGHADVHLRPGDVAGTGDVVDALLLEALLAGQVLVLVGAEAAAASVPALLASPVPVVAVGARRWDARWATWLPTTVVAPVMTTPERTVLWRRHLDGATPGPTVTTLRLAPQDVARAAARARADAPGADPDDAALGRAVRMLGRGGTGRGSGATLDDLVLPEHARAEIERLVAWGRHRDDVAALGDIHGKGGKGTGVAALFSGSPGTGKTLAAHVVADSLGMELFQVDLSAIVDKYVGETEKNLEKIFAEAEQLNCVLFVDEADALFGKRSSVGDSRDRYANQEVAYLLQRMEVFDGITVLATNLRGNLDPAFARRLQFMVHFPDPDEATRVRLWQHHLAQLPTTDPDDPVDVGILAARLEVAGGDIRNVVLAATHDAVATGDEVGMRHLTVAAGRELAKLGRRSPGF from the coding sequence GTGAGCACGATCGACCTCGGCACGCCGCTGCGCGACGTCCTCGGCCGGATCGACGAGGCCGTCGCACGCCGCGAGGCCGTCGGATGGGACCACGGCGGAACCGCCCGCACCGTGTGCGACGTCGTGCGTGCCGACCTCGCCGGATCGCCGCTCGCCCACGTCGCCGAGACCCGGCTGCTCCGCCTCGCCCACCGGGTGGGCCTCGACCCCGTCTCCGCCCGCGTGCTCGCCGCCGCGCTCCTGCCCGAGCTCCACCCGCTCGGCCTCCACCTCACCGGGCTCCTCGCGGGCGACGGCGAGCCCGCCCGCCCCACGACGTCGACCGCGCTCGAGATCGCCGGGGCGCCCGCGACCGAGCCCACCGCGCTCGGCCGGCTCTCAGCCTCCGCACCCCTGCGCGCCACCGGGCTCCTCACGCCGCCGGGCGACCACCCGCTGCCCGCCCGACGCGTCGTCGTCCCCGAACGGGTCGCCGACCACCTCCGCGGCGACGACACGCCCGCCCGCCTCGTGCTCGACCTCCTCGAGGAGCCCGTCGCCGTCGCGGTCGACGGCGTCGGCGACGTCATCTCCGCGCTCGAGCGCGACGACCCGCTCGTCTGGGTCGAGTCCGGGCCCGGCGCCACGGGCGCCGCGCTCGCCGCGGCCGCGTGCACCGCGCTCGGGCTCGGCTGCCTCGTCGCCGACCTCGGCCACGCCGACGTCCACCTGCGCCCCGGCGACGTCGCCGGGACCGGAGACGTCGTCGACGCGCTCCTGCTCGAGGCCCTCCTCGCCGGGCAGGTTCTCGTCCTCGTCGGGGCCGAGGCCGCCGCCGCGTCCGTGCCCGCGCTCCTCGCCTCACCCGTCCCCGTCGTCGCCGTCGGCGCGCGCCGCTGGGACGCCCGGTGGGCCACGTGGCTGCCCACGACCGTCGTCGCACCTGTCATGACGACCCCCGAACGCACCGTGCTGTGGCGTCGTCACCTCGACGGCGCGACGCCCGGGCCCACCGTCACCACCCTCCGCCTCGCACCGCAAGACGTCGCGCGCGCCGCCGCTCGCGCCCGCGCGGACGCACCCGGCGCCGACCCTGACGACGCTGCGCTCGGCCGCGCCGTGCGCATGCTCGGCCGCGGCGGCACCGGACGCGGCAGCGGCGCCACGCTCGACGACCTCGTCCTGCCCGAGCACGCCCGCGCCGAGATCGAACGCCTCGTCGCCTGGGGACGGCACCGCGACGACGTCGCCGCGCTCGGCGACATCCACGGCAAGGGCGGCAAGGGCACCGGGGTCGCAGCCCTCTTCTCGGGCAGCCCCGGCACCGGCAAGACGCTCGCGGCGCACGTCGTCGCCGACTCCCTCGGCATGGAGCTCTTCCAGGTCGACCTCTCCGCGATCGTCGACAAGTACGTCGGCGAGACCGAAAAGAACCTCGAGAAGATCTTCGCCGAGGCCGAGCAGCTCAACTGCGTGCTCTTCGTCGACGAGGCCGACGCGCTCTTCGGCAAGCGCTCCTCCGTCGGCGACTCGCGAGACCGCTACGCCAACCAGGAGGTCGCCTACCTCCTGCAGCGGATGGAGGTGTTCGACGGCATCACGGTGCTTGCGACGAACCTCCGCGGCAACCTCGACCCGGCCTTCGCCCGACGCCTGCAGTTCATGGTCCACTTCCCGGACCCCGACGAGGCGACGCGCGTGCGGCTGTGGCAGCACCACCTCGCGCAGCTGCCGACGACCGACCCCGACGACCCCGTCGACGTCGGCATTCTCGCCGCGCGCCTCGAGGTCGCGGGCGGCGACATCCGCAACGTCGTGCTCGCCGCGACGCACGACGCGGTCGCCACCGGGGACGAGGTCGGCATGCGGCACCTCACCGTCGCCGCGGGCCGCGAGCTCGCCAAGCTCGGACGGCGCAGCCCCGGGTTCTGA
- a CDS encoding NADPH-dependent F420 reductase produces MTTFSIIGTGNMAQAIGGVLARGGAAVQTVAHAETPTLTGDVVILAVPYPALADIATRFGAQLDGKIVVDLTNPLDFSTFDALVVPAGSSAAAELAALLPGATVLKAFNTTFAATLASGTVGGSPTTVLVAGDDAAAKATLVAAVEAGGLAALDAGSLARAHELEAIGFLQLTLAVSEKISWTAGFNLSR; encoded by the coding sequence ATGACCACCTTCAGCATCATCGGCACCGGCAACATGGCCCAGGCGATCGGCGGTGTCCTCGCCCGCGGCGGCGCGGCCGTCCAGACCGTCGCCCACGCGGAGACCCCCACACTTACGGGCGACGTCGTCATCCTCGCGGTCCCCTACCCCGCGCTCGCCGACATCGCCACCCGCTTCGGCGCGCAGCTCGACGGCAAGATCGTCGTCGACCTCACGAACCCTCTCGACTTCTCGACGTTCGACGCGCTCGTCGTCCCCGCGGGCTCGTCGGCCGCCGCCGAGCTCGCCGCGCTCCTCCCGGGCGCCACCGTCCTCAAGGCGTTCAACACGACGTTCGCCGCAACCCTCGCGTCCGGCACCGTCGGCGGCTCCCCCACGACGGTCCTCGTCGCGGGCGACGACGCCGCGGCAAAGGCCACGCTCGTCGCGGCCGTCGAGGCCGGCGGCCTCGCCGCGCTCGACGCCGGCTCGCTCGCCCGCGCCCACGAGCTCGAGGCGATCGGCTTCCTTCAGCTCACCCTCGCGGTCTCCGAGAAGATCTCCTGGACGGCCGGCTTCAACCTCAGCCGCTGA
- a CDS encoding DNA-3-methyladenine glycosylase I, with protein sequence MSPLPTTPGAGAPTPAADAAAAAAADDAATADAPARPDLVVGDDGLARPRWAAADALLRDYYDTEWGMPVRDEHGLFERLSLEAFQSGLSWATVLRKRPAFREVFAGFDPEAVARFDDADTARLLDDARIIRNRAKVLATVQNARATLELRADGGLAELVWSYRPDATPAPRSFAEVPSTSPESRALAKDLKKRGFTFVGPTTVFALMEAVGVVDTHLVGSHRRGTSGVWA encoded by the coding sequence ATGAGCCCGCTTCCGACGACCCCGGGTGCGGGCGCGCCCACCCCCGCCGCCGATGCCGCTGCCGCTGCCGCTGCCGACGATGCCGCCACGGCCGACGCCCCCGCGCGCCCCGACCTCGTCGTCGGCGACGACGGCCTCGCCCGGCCTCGCTGGGCCGCGGCCGACGCGCTGCTGCGCGACTACTACGACACCGAGTGGGGCATGCCCGTGCGCGACGAGCACGGGCTGTTCGAGCGGCTGAGCCTCGAGGCCTTCCAGTCGGGCCTCTCGTGGGCGACCGTCCTGCGCAAGCGCCCGGCGTTCCGCGAGGTGTTCGCGGGCTTCGACCCCGAAGCAGTCGCCCGCTTCGACGACGCCGACACAGCCCGGCTGCTCGACGACGCCCGCATCATCCGCAACCGCGCCAAGGTCCTCGCGACCGTGCAGAACGCGCGCGCGACGCTCGAGCTGCGCGCCGACGGCGGCCTCGCGGAGCTCGTGTGGTCCTACCGTCCCGACGCGACGCCGGCACCGCGATCGTTCGCGGAGGTCCCGTCGACCTCGCCCGAGTCGCGCGCGCTCGCGAAGGACCTCAAGAAGCGTGGCTTCACGTTCGTCGGCCCGACGACGGTCTTCGCGCTCATGGAGGCCGTCGGCGTCGTCGACACGCACCTCGTCGGCTCGCACCGGCGCGGGACCTCGGGGGTGTGGGCCTGA
- a CDS encoding DNA-3-methyladenine glycosylase 2 family protein — translation MGLSGAAEAAGAAAGAPTGVSGGLEDAWLTAPPALVLPVRGPWQPLVTLRSLAAHDVPGSTTTDLATATHVRLLPGEGCAVPSDAQAPVTSRAAAPAPALAPALAAAAAAAAAAAPRVVAMTLRASTVEVRTPGDPGPGLAATVTRWFRLDDDTRPAEARLAADPLLAPLVAARPGLRPLGHPEPFEAAVTAVLGQQVSLAAARTFAGRLVDAFGSPGPAGLRAFPDAGTLASVPVDELRAALGVTGARARTLAGLALAVAGGLDLRAAGREELLALPGVGPWTADVLALRLGADDVVCAGDLVLRRTLDLPDTRAVERRAEAWTPYRSTALWHLWAAAVYA, via the coding sequence GTGGGCCTGAGCGGGGCCGCGGAGGCGGCCGGGGCGGCGGCCGGGGCGCCAACCGGGGTCTCGGGCGGTCTCGAGGACGCCTGGCTCACCGCTCCCCCAGCCCTCGTCCTGCCCGTGCGCGGGCCGTGGCAGCCGCTCGTCACGCTGCGCTCGCTCGCGGCGCACGACGTCCCCGGCTCGACGACGACAGACCTCGCGACGGCGACGCACGTCCGGCTGCTGCCCGGGGAAGGCTGCGCGGTCCCGTCGGACGCGCAGGCACCTGTCACGTCGCGAGCCGCAGCGCCTGCGCCTGCGCTTGCGCCTGCGCTTGCAGCTGCGGCCGCGGCTGCAGCTGCGGCTGCACCCCGAGTCGTCGCGATGACGCTCCGCGCGAGCACCGTCGAGGTCCGCACGCCGGGCGACCCGGGGCCGGGCCTCGCCGCAACGGTGACGCGCTGGTTCCGGCTCGACGACGACACGCGTCCTGCCGAGGCGCGCCTCGCCGCCGACCCGCTGCTCGCACCACTCGTCGCTGCTCGTCCCGGGCTGCGCCCTCTCGGCCACCCGGAGCCGTTCGAGGCCGCGGTGACGGCCGTGCTCGGCCAGCAGGTGTCGCTCGCGGCGGCGCGCACGTTCGCGGGGCGGCTCGTCGACGCGTTCGGTTCACCGGGACCAGCCGGGCTTCGCGCATTCCCCGACGCGGGCACGCTCGCCTCCGTCCCTGTCGACGAGCTCCGGGCCGCCCTCGGCGTCACGGGCGCGCGGGCGCGGACGCTCGCGGGGCTCGCGCTCGCTGTCGCCGGAGGCCTCGACCTCCGCGCCGCGGGTCGGGAGGAGCTGCTCGCGCTGCCGGGCGTCGGGCCGTGGACCGCGGACGTCCTCGCGCTGCGCCTCGGCGCGGACGACGTCGTGTGCGCGGGCGACCTCGTCCTGCGGCGCACGCTCGACCTGCCGGACACCCGAGCCGTCGAGCGTCGGGCAGAAGCCTGGACCCCCTACCGCTCGACCGCGCTCTGGCACCTGTGGGCGGCAGCGGTCTACGCGTGA
- a CDS encoding RNA polymerase sigma factor, with product MNTADAALPPFSELVERHGATVWRVCRAVVGPHAADDAWSETFLAALRAYPTLPPTTNLEAWLVTVAHRRAVDVVRREHRTVPAGTDPSDLAPPTPARTAPDPAARAADTEVWTRVAALPERQRLALAYHHLGGLTFVEVATLVGGTPDAVRRAAADGLATLRRTYGSEEIA from the coding sequence ATGAACACCGCCGACGCGGCCCTGCCGCCCTTCTCCGAGCTGGTCGAACGCCACGGCGCCACCGTCTGGCGCGTGTGCCGCGCCGTCGTCGGCCCGCACGCGGCCGACGACGCCTGGTCCGAGACCTTCCTCGCCGCGCTGCGCGCCTACCCGACGCTCCCGCCGACGACCAACCTCGAGGCCTGGCTCGTCACGGTCGCCCACCGCCGCGCTGTCGACGTGGTCCGCCGCGAGCACCGCACCGTGCCCGCCGGGACCGACCCGAGCGACCTCGCACCGCCCACACCCGCCCGCACCGCCCCCGACCCGGCCGCCCGCGCGGCCGACACCGAGGTCTGGACGCGCGTCGCAGCGCTCCCCGAGCGCCAGCGCCTCGCCCTCGCCTACCACCACCTCGGCGGCCTCACCTTCGTCGAGGTCGCCACGCTCGTCGGCGGCACCCCGGACGCGGTGCGCCGCGCCGCCGCCGACGGCCTCGCCACGCTCCGCCGCACCTACGGCTCCGAGGAGATCGCATGA